From the genome of Chitinophagaceae bacterium:
TCCGGTCAATTTTTGAAAGTTGAATCTTTTTAACATTGACTATTTTTTCTGAAAAGTATGATTAACAGCCCTTAAGTTTTACAAATTTAAGGGCTGTTTTATGTATCAAAACAGACTACTGAGAATCAATAAATGCCTTTTTTTATACAAATTAGACTGAATATATGTAAGTTTGTTAGAAATTGAATTAATTTTTTAAAAAAAATATATATGAATATAGTTTATACTTTTTTGCTTGCTTTTCTATTTAAAATGTTTTTTGCAGGTAGTTTACTTGCTCAATTCGTGAAAAATGAAAGATATGTAGATTTTAACCCTATTCACACTTGCAATGCAACAGCAGATATTGATGCCATAATTAATGACATTGAATTTAATTCAAAAGCATTGAGAAAAGAGGGGGGAAATCTTAAAAGTTTAAGAGCCGGTAGTCAAGAGATATTATTTTCCTGGCCTTTGAGAGCTGCAAACCATTTTCATGAAAACAGTTATTATGGGATTACAAATTTTGTCGATCATGACCTGAATTATCCAAATCAGGTTTTGGATTACTATTGTGGTGAAAGAACGTATGATACGAATACGGGCAATCATGGAGGCACTGATATAGCTGTTTATCCACAAAGGTGGTCTATGATGGATAACGATATGGTTGAAATAGTAGCAGCTGCAACAGGTGTAATAGTTTTTAAACGTGATGGAGAGTATGACAGAAATTGTAATTTTAGCTCAGATTCATTGTCAAATGCCATTATACTTGAACATGCAAACGGCATGCGGAGTATGTATTATCATATGAAAAAGAATAGTGTAACAGAAAAAAATATTGGTGATTTAGTGGTGGAAGGAGAGTATTTAGGAATTGTTGGAAGTTCCGGAACTTCCAGTGGGCCTCATTTACATTTTGAAATTAGAGACTCACTAAATCAGATTTTAGATCCTTTTGAAGGCCCATGTAACCCAAGCGTTCAAAACAGCTTATGGAAGTCCCAAAAACCTTATTATAATTACGGACTATTAACTGCCAACATTCAAAGTCAGTTTCAGGAAAACTCTTCAGATTGCAAAATAGATCATCAATTTTTTCTTAAAAATCATTTTCAGCAAGGTGAACAATTATTTTTACATGTCTTTGGAAGAACCACTCAGGAAGGTGATTCTATACATTATTTTCTATATAGACCTGACGGGACCGAGTATTGGAATCATTTGCGAATAAGAGACACAGGTTACGCTAATTTGTTTTGGGCCGGAAGAAGTAGAACTATTCAATCGAATGAACAAGACGGAACTTGGAAATACCGGGTAATTGCTGCCGGTGATACTATAGATAAATATTTTTGTGTAGGGAGTGTTTCTTCGGTCACATCAGTATTAAATTATGATATACAATCAAATGGTAAAGAAGTGCATTTTGAATCATTATCAGAAAACGCATTTACTTATTTATGGCAATTTGGTGACGGCTATGAATCTGTGCAGATGAATCCTACGCATCAATATGATGAGTTTGGTATCTTCGAAGTTTGTCTTACAGTAACTAATGGCTGTGACTCTTCTACTTTTTGTGAATATATTGATTTGCTCCCGGTATCTAATGTTACCATGGCTACTTTCAATAAACCTATTATATACCCCAATCCTGCAAACAGTAATATAACTGTTCGTTTTAATGACCCGGGAATCGAAATTCATAAAGTTTATATTTTAAATCTATTAGGACAAAAAGTTGAAGCTCATTCTAATAATTTACCTGGTAATACTTTTATGTTAACCAATATGGTAAATCAAAAAGGAATGTATATTCTGAAAATTGACCTTGGAAATAAAAATGTGTATAGCAGAATAGTGATAGATTAAAAAATATATGCATTACAATGAGGTGTATATGAAGATTATAAAAACATATTAAAGTAAGCGGTAGTATTATAGTAAACGGCAAAGTGATAAAAACTTAAACTTAAATCACCTCCCCCTGATCCTATCAATCAATCTGCGTCTGGGTTTTTCTTCCTCCAGTTCTCTACGTTCAGTTCTTTCTGAATCTCCTCTGAAAAAATCTCTAAACCTGTCCACAAATCTTTCTTCCCTATATGCTTCGCAATCAGTGTTTAAGCCTATATACTCATTTCCTGAAAAAAATATACTCTTA
Proteins encoded in this window:
- a CDS encoding T9SS C-terminal target domain-containing protein, translated to MNIVYTFLLAFLFKMFFAGSLLAQFVKNERYVDFNPIHTCNATADIDAIINDIEFNSKALRKEGGNLKSLRAGSQEILFSWPLRAANHFHENSYYGITNFVDHDLNYPNQVLDYYCGERTYDTNTGNHGGTDIAVYPQRWSMMDNDMVEIVAAATGVIVFKRDGEYDRNCNFSSDSLSNAIILEHANGMRSMYYHMKKNSVTEKNIGDLVVEGEYLGIVGSSGTSSGPHLHFEIRDSLNQILDPFEGPCNPSVQNSLWKSQKPYYNYGLLTANIQSQFQENSSDCKIDHQFFLKNHFQQGEQLFLHVFGRTTQEGDSIHYFLYRPDGTEYWNHLRIRDTGYANLFWAGRSRTIQSNEQDGTWKYRVIAAGDTIDKYFCVGSVSSVTSVLNYDIQSNGKEVHFESLSENAFTYLWQFGDGYESVQMNPTHQYDEFGIFEVCLTVTNGCDSSTFCEYIDLLPVSNVTMATFNKPIIYPNPANSNITVRFNDPGIEIHKVYILNLLGQKVEAHSNNLPGNTFMLTNMVNQKGMYILKIDLGNKNVYSRIVID